In Bos indicus x Bos taurus breed Angus x Brahman F1 hybrid chromosome 23, Bos_hybrid_MaternalHap_v2.0, whole genome shotgun sequence, the genomic window CGGTTGTATGTAGTAAAAGCCTGATCCTATTTCAGAATCAGAATTGCTGACACCAGCAGATACAAGTTTCCCAAAATTGAAACAGGATGGGGAGAGGGATTAGAATGTGACAAGCTCATCAAACAAGCACAAGTGATGTGTTCTTTCCAGAACTGTGTGTGTTATTGATTGTCTGTACAGCTGTTGCACCCATTCATTCCACATCACCTGTTTCACAGTCCCACTCATCCACTGGGTGGATGAGAAAATAGCTTTGGTGCCTGTCCACCACTTCACCCACTGCCACGCTCCTAGATTGTTcgatgcccattttttttttttttttggagagagTAAGAACATCACCTTCTTACTTGAGAAAAGTTCTCTAGGCCATAGTGACGGCTAAAAATGACAATCAGTgctttcaccattttttttttttaaatctgctttTAAATGTAATTCAAGCTACATATTGCTCACTCTGTATTCCCTGGTTCAACTAGATTCAAATAGCATTTTCTAACTGGTAAAAGGCAGTTTGCTTCCCTGATACTATAAAAAGAGCAAAAGTAAAAATCCCGTTATAAAAGTGAAGTTCCATGGTTTCCTCCTGCCACCATTTCGTCGCGGCCTTGTATTTACTCAGGCTCTTTGGGATTGATTTCCAAAAACTGCGCCCACTCCCCTTCCTTCTTATCTCTTGCACGTCTAGAATGACTACTGGagtatataaaaaaaatcataattctgCTTCACAATagcatagcttttttttttttttaaagctgttaaGTCAATGTTAACTCTCATTAGCTACTGAAAACTGGGACAATTTGGAAAGAGAAAGCAACTCGACTTTGATCAGGGGCTGCGGGCCTATTGCATCCGGTCTGTTTGCAGCTGCTGAGGCTGGTACTGGCCGAAGGCGGCGGCGgccgcagcggcggcggcggcagcggccgCGGTCCCAGGTGCGGCGGCGGTGATTGGCTGCTGCACCGCGTAGCCGTAGCCCCCGGCCGTGACGTAGCCCGCGGCGGCCGGGGAGGCTGCGTACGGGTACTGATCgtaggcggcggcggcggcggcggcagcggcggccgcCGAGTACTGTGCGTACGCGGCTCCCGTGTAGTCGATGTAAGGTGCGGTGGAGGCGGCCGCGGCGGTGGGCTGGACGTGGGGGATGACCACTCCAGGCTGCACAAAAGCCTGCGGATAGACATAGTGTGCAGGTATCCTAttgagaaatgggaaaaaaaagaaaaaaagtcaggcAGGAATGGCCTCCTGGGTTGAGCCTGGCTTCTTCCGAGATCAGACAAACTCCAATTTAGTGGTTATTATGAGCATAGGGTTGCCACAATATCGACTTGCCATTCATCGGCGAAAGGAGTCTGGCCGGAGCCAAGATCATGGAGTGCCCCAGAAGGAATTCAACAAGGAAAATAGGATACCCTCCCTGCTGGAACTTTTTATTCAGAATCATTTTGGAACCAAGAAATAACCATGGAACCaaagttttaggaaaaaaaaaaaaaattcacggTTCAGGAGGGCCTCGCACAGAGGAGGTTATTTCCTAAGTGCTGAATTACGACTTCAGAACATTTTGTGATGACTTTGTACAACAAAAGCGGTTCAGCCAATGGAAAGTTTCTTAAGTGTGAACAGAGGACTCCAAAGGGAATCCGTGATTGTTCAGTTCTGTAAGGGTGATGGCCGGTTTCTCAAAACGACAATCAATTTCCACAAAATCTGTGTTTATTATCATGGCAACCCTACTGGAAATTGCTATGCAGACTCAGCACACATTAATCTCTCTGCAACCTCAGTCACCCttattaaagataataataaaaaaaagaagcaggcgacaaaataaaaaaaaaaggaatttaaaagttCACAAGTGTGGTAAACACAGCAGAATCACACTTTTTCAAACGAACTGTAGTGCAGCTCACTATCACAAGAGGCTGTTGTGGGAAGCTACAGAAATGCTATTAACATTCATGGCAGTGATTCCCAAAAAGAATGTGCAGCACGCTTttggtctttctttctttctttttctccataaaaTTCATAAAGACACAAGGGTCAGTCAAACCTGTTTGACTATCAGGCAACTGTAGGTCAGCCAGCTTGTTTATCTCTATGACAGACAGAAGGGGTTTTGGGGGAAATGATGAGGTTGAAGGAAAAGGTAGGGACAGGGAAACACAAACTAAATATTTCTCAATATCAACTTAATAGGGTTACAATAGtaagactaactttttttttgcatctaatAACTCTTGTTTCACCTTCAAACTCAACAGAAACAGATTTATTAGCATATCTGTTTTAAATCTTCCCTACTGGtagatattttatacaaaatcAATTCTATTTTGGTGTATTATCCTATAAAAAGTTAACGTGAAACAAAATTAAGTAccttttaaaattacacattCAGAGGTCACATACAAAACACACTCCAGTGGCCTTACTTAAAAGttaatgttgttaaaaaaaattcacaagagGTATTTTTGAAACCCATGCATCTCAATTCTCACTCTTGCCATTCATAATGGCTCAGTTAAAACGCTACCATGAATACctgatttattttcatctttctttagAATAATCTCCATCAAAACCCCTGTATTTCCAAAAATACGACACCATAATGCCATCTGCTTGTTGCCAAAAGCAACATATAAGAAGTACAGCACGAGtgaaaatttttgaattttaaagaacCCAAAACAGAAAACTGCATATTAGGATGTTTAAAACATAAACTTTGCTTTGCCTTTTCAGAGTTTTACTGAAAGCACTCATTAAGGAACATCCATGGAAAAGATGAATTTATCACAGAGGGTAATGAACTTTGACCCCAATGATAAAAATACACTCGATTTTACTAGACTTGGAGATCTTTCCCAGTGCCAGAAGAAACGACGTCATCAAGTGTTTCTGAGGACACTTAGAGATGTTCTTAATTGCTTGTCAGAAACCAGATGCATGGTCATGCACACACTCAGAACTTCTCTGCAGGTCAGGTGACTGACTGGCTCACAGCGACAGGTGTGGCTTTATGAAACACTGTCCCTGGAGGCTGCTGTGTCCACGATGTGCAGACACGGATAAGAGAGCCTCACTCACGCCAGTTTACATGTGGTGATGGACAGCAGGGGCTGCAGCCGGGCTATTTTTGATCCTGTCATGCGACAAGGGTTTCCAGCGGGTAAAATGTCTTTATAAGGCCAAAGTAAAACATCTATCAGCTGCAAAGGCCAGCCAGTATGAATCTCACTGATACTGGAACATTAACCCATGTGCTCCCAAAGTTCCAGAGACAACAGGAGGGTTGCTAGGCTTCTATCTCTGAATAAAGGTGGTAACTAAAAATAAGTTTAGCCTACAAAAAGGTAggatcagtgtgtgtgtgtgtgtgtgtagaatgtTTTAACTGGTAAGATAGACAGGGTTTCTTACAGGACTCGTGTCTGCATTTGATTTTACATTAATAGCTTTCATTTGATGCTGCCAACCAATGAGTATAAAGTTCCCAGGAATATCAGAAACCTACACAAAGTCTGGCAAGGGTTAGGAAGCCATCTGGAAGGCAAATGAAACcatggagtttgttttttttttttttttttaaggctttagGGAAGGGAGAATCCAGAAGACCATGGAGAGACTGAAATATCTCAATTCAGGAAGGGAAGCAGAATCCGACCAAAGCGAGAGGTGGGGCTTCTCAAGCAGTTCCTGTTTGTATTAATAGTCTGCGGAACCCATTAAGGCAGTTTGGAAATCTCCTTCCCACTAGAGATCTACCAACATCCTTTCCCTCAATGAATCATAGAATGTACATGTCTAGTAGCaataaggggtttccctggtggctcagatggtaaacaatctgctgcagtgcaggagacctgggtttgatccctgggttgggaagatccactggagtagggcatggcaacccactccagtattcttgctggagaatccctgtggacagaggagcctggcgagctccATGgcgtcgaaaagagttggacacaactgagcgactcagcacagcacagtagtAATAAAATCGAAGAGCGAAGCTAACATCTTGGACAATTTTCACAGAAAATTTactatgttttccttttcttcctgtctcttcATGTCCCTCTGGTGTCTCTCTGTGACTTTGGACATCCTAAAGGGTTTCTTCTTCCAGCCTATCGCATACACTGCTGACCCAGTCTGCACCTCATACGTCTGTTTAAAGTAACCTAGGTCCCTAACATCCTACCAAGCTAACTGCAAACTTCTTAATTAAACTTTGGCATGACAGGCCTTTTATACTCTGGCTCCAAAATACTCCTTCCAGTATTTCTTCCCACCTTTCCTTGAATCCAGGTCAGCTGGGCTCCTCAAGGTTTCATGGACACATCACAGATACCCAGAGCTTCACCTTGGCTCATGACATCCCTTGGCCAGGGACGCCAGCCCTCATTCCATCTCTACCTGTTGCAATCCCAATCCTACTCACCCTAGCTGTATCACTCAC contains:
- the RBM24 gene encoding RNA-binding protein 24, which gives rise to MHTTQKDTTYTKIFVGGLPYHTTDASLRKYFEVFGEIEEAVVITDRQTGKSRGYGFVTMADRAAAERACKDPNPIIDGRKANVNLAYLGAKPRIMQPGFAFGVQQLHPALIQRPFGIPAHYVYPQAFVQPGVVIPHVQPTAAAASTAPYIDYTGAAYAQYSAAAAAAAAAAAYDQYPYAASPAAAGYVTAGGYGYAVQQPITAAAPGTAAAAAAAAAAAAAFGQYQPQQLQTDRMQ